The following are from one region of the Coccinella septempunctata chromosome 7, icCocSept1.1, whole genome shotgun sequence genome:
- the LOC123317401 gene encoding uncharacterized protein LOC123317401 gives MPRNQEDALKKGPLLIKIEPCPKTGKAEPCSEECTKECLQKSYTIFDPKPPRKSRRSSEIPPLVVGVVEPPRVSIESTPSSHVEDVRAESSGNLIKSPKSSYSESSNESKRSSGGSHISAPPLLVPVLSEVQEESEIPPRKSETSNVKSETSTEKSEDSNEKSEPSPEKSETSIRKSEPSEESTRKSEISETSTKRSETSTIKSGISSAEIIKSDVSKNESVPDKKEPSIEDKPAKGESQGADCVLEILILEKHNKKCENWKLPGETTDWLKDYNIVSHHAVKICQGQPTQHPITSQLMKPSECICEKSTNVNRFSSCPVCGRCPCHGRRPKPGYESATDSEPLPPSEPLSLSNLSEPDTYVESESSASTRYDYVPDFSKMAIVRPRQEKKYPFFRRCFAKNKRKADARTTKAEMKGRCPQCPEPVCLEGLVNDAK, from the exons ATGCCCAGAAACCAAGAAGACGCTCTCAAAAAAGGTCCCCTTCTGATCAAAATAGAACCATGTCCAAAAACAGGAAAAGCAGAGCCGTGCTCGGAGGAGTGCACCAAAGAATGCCTTCAAAAATCCTACACGATCTTCGACCCTAAACCTCCAAGAAAAAGCCGAAGAAGTTCGGAAATACCACCGCTAGTTGTCGGAGTGGTCGAACCACCAAGAGTTTCCATCGAATCCACCCCAAGTTCCCACGTCGAAGATGTTAGAGCTGAGAGCTCGGGAAACTTGATTAAATCACCAAAGTCTTCCTATTCCGAATCTTCCAACGAGAGTAAGAGGTCATCAGGTGGATCGCACATATCTGCGCCTCCTCTTCTTGTTCCTGTTCTATCTGAGGTGCAGGAAGAAAGTGAGATACCACCCAGGAAAAGTGAAACATCAAACGTCAAAAGTGAAacatcaactgaaaaaagtgaaGACTCCAACGAAAAAAGTGAGCCATCCCCCGAAAAAAGTGAGACATCAATCAGAAAAAGTGAACCAAGTGAAGAATCAACCAGAAAAAGTGAAATAAGTGAAACATCAACCAAAAGAAGTGAAACATCAACTATAAAAAGTGGAATTTCATCTGCGGAAATTATAAAATCGGATGTATCCAAAAACGAGTCAGTGCCAGACAAAAAAGAGCCATCCATTGAAGACAAACCAGCCAAAGGGGAAAGTCAAGGTGCGGATTGTGTTCTGGAAATTCTTATATTGGAAAAACACAATAAGAAGTGTGAAAACTGGAAATTACCAG GTGAAACGACCGATTGGCTGAAAGACTACAACATTGTCAGCCACCACGCAGTGAAGATCTGCCAGGGTCAACCCACACAACACCCCATCACATCCCAACTAATGAAACCATCTGAATGTATCTGCGAGAAGTCTACCAACGTGAACAGATTCTCCTCTTGTCCAGTCTGTGGTCGATGCCCGTGTCATGGTAGAAGACCGAAACCTGGCTACGAATCTGCTACGGACTCCGAACCTCTGCCTCCTTCTGAACCGCTCAGTCTCAGCAATCTCTCAGAACCAGACACCTACGTCGAGAGCGAGAGTTCTGCAAGCACGAGGTACGATTATGTGCCAGATTTCAGTAAGATGGCGATAGTTAGACCAAGGCAGGAGAAGAAGTATCCGTTTTTCCGAAGGTGCTTCGCGAAGAACAAGAGGAAAGCTGATGCGAGGACTACTAAGGCTGAGATGAAGGGAAGATGCCCGCAATGCCCTGAACCTGTCTGTTTAGAGGGTTTGGTGAACGATGCCAAAtga